The genomic DNA ATCACGAAATCAGCCACGGATGACGCGGGCCGTCAGTGCCGCACCGATCTTTCGCCAAAATCCTTCGGCGACCGGCACGTCAGGTATTGAACAGGAAGTGCAGCACATCGCCATCCTTGACCGTATAGGTCTTGCCTTCCGCGCGCATCTTGCCCGCCTCCTTGGCCGGCTGCTCGCCCCCCAGTGTGACGAAATCGTCGTAACCGATGGTTTCGGCCCGGATGAAGCCGCGCTCGAAATCGCCGTGGATCACGCCCGCCGCCTTCGGCGCAGAGGTTCCCGCGTTGATCGTCCAGGCCCGCGCTTCCTTCGGCCCCACGGTGAAATAGGTCTGCAATTTCAGCAGCGCGTAACCCGCACGGATCAACCGATCGAGACCCGCTTCCGCAAGCCCCATCTCGGACAGGAACATCTCCGCCTCTTCCGCATCCAGCT from Loktanella sp. M215 includes the following:
- a CDS encoding DUF933 domain-containing protein, producing the protein QVRLLEAAQAALEAGKPARTVDVDPEDAKAWRMLQLLTTKPVLYVCNVEEEASATGNAQSERVRVMAEAEGNSAVVISARIEEEISQLDAEEAEMFLSEMGLAEAGLDRLIRAGYALLKLQTYFTVGPKEARAWTINAGTSAPKAAGVIHGDFERGFIRAETIGYDDFVTLGGEQPAKEAGKMRAEGKTYTVKDGDVLHFLFNT